In the Azospirillum humicireducens genome, GGCCGGGCAGACGTTCCTCCAGGTCGGGAACCACCTCGCCGTCGGGGCCGATCACGAAGCGGATCATGCTCTCCTTCGGCCCCACCGTGCCCGACGCGATGCAGCGGCGCAGAGGCCCCTTCTCGTCGTCGGCCGGCAGGCGGTCCGTCCCGGCACCGTCGTCCGGTGCTAATTCCTGATCCGGCACCGCATCCGCGGCGGCGGTCGGTGTCCGTTCGTCGTTCCGTTCGGTCATCCGATCGTCATCCGCTCGCGCGGTCCCGAATAATCGTTCCTGTCGGGCGTAGTTCCAACCGGCATTGCTGCCGGTCAGGCCTGCGCGCCCTGACCATCGGCATTGCCGTCGGCCGAACCGTTGGTGGCCGGAGCCGCGGCGGCGCCGTCCTGTTCCTCACCCTCGAACCAGTGGGCGCGCGCGGCCATGATGATCGCGTTCGCCTCCTCTTCCGAGGGAGCGTCCTTGGCGCCGTCCTTGCTCAGGATCTCGACCAGCTCGTCGCCGGCCAGATCGGCCAGATCGTCCAGCGTCTTCACGCCGTTCTCACCCAGCTTCACCAGCTGCGTGGCGCTGAAGCCGGTCAGCTCGGCGACGATGTCCTCGACGCCCAGCTCAAGACGGCGCTCGTTCGCCTGCTCGTCCTGAACTTCCAGGAAGGCGAGGGCGCGCTGCTTCAGCTCGTCGGCGACCGACTCGTCGAAACCTTCGATTTCGGCCAGTTCCTCGGTCTCGACGAAGGCGATCTCCTCGACCGAGGTGAAGCCTTCGGCCACCAGCAGGTGGGCGATCACGTCGTCGACGTCCAGCGCCTGCATGAACAGGGCGGAGCGGCTGTGGATTTCCTCGGACCGGCGCTCCGACTCCTCCTGTTCGGTGAGGATGTCGATGTCCCAGCCAGTCAGCATCGAGGCGAGGCGCACATTCTGGCCGCGGCGGCCGATGGCCAGCGACAGCTGGTCGTCTGGCACCACCACCTCGATGCGGCGGTTGTCGTCGTCGAGCACGACCTTGGCGACTTCGGCCGGGGCGAGCGCGTTGACGACGAAGGTCGCCGCCTCGCCCGACCACGGGATGATGTCGATCTTCTCGCCCTGCAGCTCGCCGACGACGGCCTGGACGCGGCTGCCGCGCATGCCGACGCAGGCACCGACCGGGTCGATCGAGCTGTCGTTGCTGTGGACGGCGATCTTCGCACGGCTGCCCGGATCGCGGGCGACCGCCCGGATCTCGATGATGCCGTCGTAGATTTCCGGCACTTCCTGGGCGAACAGCTTCGCCATGAACATGGGATGCGTGCGCGACAGGAAGATCTGGGGCCCGCGCGGTTCCTCGCGGACGTCGTAGATATAGGCGCGGACGCGGTCGCCGTTCTTGAAATGCTCGCGGGGCAGCAGCTCGTCGCGTCGCAGGATCGCTTCGGCGCGGCCCAGATCGACGGTGACGTTGCCGTACTCGACGCGCTTGACCAGACCGTTGACGATCTCGCCGTTGCGGTCCTTGTACTCGTTGAACTGGCGCTTGCGCTCGGCGTCGCGCACCTTCTGCACGATCACCTGCTTGGCGGTCTGGGCGGCGATGCGGCCGAAATCGATCGGAGGCAGCGGGTCGACCAGGAAATCGCCGATCTTGGCGCCGGCCTTGCGGCGCTGGGCGTAGGGCAGGGTGACCTGCGTCGCCTCGTTCTCCACCGTTTCGACCACCTCCAGGTGGCGCGTCAGATGGATGTCGCCGGTCTTGCGGTCGATCCGGGCGCGGATGTCGTGCTCGTGGCCGTACTTGGAGCGGCCGGCCTTCTGAATCGCCTGCTCCATCGCCTCCAGGACTTCGTCCCGGTCGATGTTCTTTTCGCGGGCGACCGCGTCAGCGACTTGCAGCAATTCCATCCGTTACACTTCCTGGCTCGGTCTTGTGTGATGCCGGTCTTGCGTGATGTCCGGTCGTCTCGGCGGGATGTCGGTTCGGCTTTCGGGGGCGGGCATCCTGTCGGCGTGTCCTTGGCGGACCCCGGCCGTCAGTTCTGCGGGCCCTCCTGCTGCTCCTGGCTGGCGCGGATCAACTCGTCCGTCAGCACCAGCTTGGCGCGCAGGATGTTGTCGAACTCCAGCCGGGCCGGTCCCTGTTCGGTATCGACGCATACGAGGCCGTCCTCGACGCCCTTCAGCATGCCCTTGAAACGCTTGCGGCCATCGATGGCCATGCGGCTCTCCAGCCGGGCTTCGAAGCCGGCGAAGCGCTCGAAATCCTTGAGGCGGGTCAGCGGCCGGTCGATGCCGGGCGAGCTGACCTCCAGCGTGTAGGCTTCGCGGATCGGGTCTTCCACGTCCAGCAGGGCCGAGACGGAACGGCTGATGTCGGCACAATCCTCGACGGTCATGGGCGCGCCGTCGGCGCGCTCCGCCATGATCTGGAGAACCGACCGCTGGCCGCCTGAGATCTGAACGCGCACGACCTCATAGCCCATGGCTTCGACCGACGGCGTGATGATCTGTTCGATGCGACCTGTAGCGTCCATTCCACCTGACCCAAAGCCTGCGGCCGGGATCGAACCGGACGAGGTTTCCACAACAGAAGGTTCAACAAGCGCGCGCTTCCACACGCTCATAAAAAAATAAGTGGGCAAAAGCCCACCCGCAAAGCGTCTCGCCGGCCCGGTTGCCCGGGCCGCCGATCCGTATGGGTTCTCAGAGGGTGAATATAGCCATTCCAACCGATGCCGCAAGCCTTTTCCGGGCCGATCATCGTAACCGGCCGGATTCTCAAGCGGAGCGGGTATGCGTCAGCGCCGCGGGCGGCGGACGAAGCGCATGAAGACCGGCTTGCGGCCGGCGGCAACGGCCTTCTCCTCGTAGCGGGTCGCCGGCCAGTCCTCTGGGCGGATGCGCCAGTCCGACGGGCGGCGCGCCGTCCATTCGAAATCGGGATGCTTCACCGTGTGTTCGAGCATCCAGCGCACCAGACCCATGTCGTCGCTGGCCAGCCGCAGCTCGGCGCCATCCTTCAGCACGCGGGCCAACCGCGGCAGGTTCTCCGGTCCGATGAAGCGGCGGTCGGCATGGCGCTTCTTCGGCCAGGGGTCGGCGAAGAGAACGAAGGCGCGGCCGATGGAGGCGTCGGGCAGGGCGTCCAGCAGCGGCCGGGCGTCGTCGGGCTGGATGCGGACGTTGCTCAACCCGCCGTCCTCGACCATGCCCAGCAGGCCGGCGATGCCGTTGAGGAAGGGTTCGGCGCCGATGATGCCGACATCCGGATTGCGCCCGGCCTGCCAGGCGAGATGATGTCCCATGCCGAACCCGATCTCCAGCCAGACCTCCCGTTTCGGGCCGTCGAACAGGCCGGCCGGGTC is a window encoding:
- the nusA gene encoding transcription termination factor NusA, which codes for MELLQVADAVAREKNIDRDEVLEAMEQAIQKAGRSKYGHEHDIRARIDRKTGDIHLTRHLEVVETVENEATQVTLPYAQRRKAGAKIGDFLVDPLPPIDFGRIAAQTAKQVIVQKVRDAERKRQFNEYKDRNGEIVNGLVKRVEYGNVTVDLGRAEAILRRDELLPREHFKNGDRVRAYIYDVREEPRGPQIFLSRTHPMFMAKLFAQEVPEIYDGIIEIRAVARDPGSRAKIAVHSNDSSIDPVGACVGMRGSRVQAVVGELQGEKIDIIPWSGEAATFVVNALAPAEVAKVVLDDDNRRIEVVVPDDQLSLAIGRRGQNVRLASMLTGWDIDILTEQEESERRSEEIHSRSALFMQALDVDDVIAHLLVAEGFTSVEEIAFVETEELAEIEGFDESVADELKQRALAFLEVQDEQANERRLELGVEDIVAELTGFSATQLVKLGENGVKTLDDLADLAGDELVEILSKDGAKDAPSEEEANAIIMAARAHWFEGEEQDGAAAAPATNGSADGNADGQGAQA
- the rimP gene encoding ribosome maturation factor RimP, which codes for MDATGRIEQIITPSVEAMGYEVVRVQISGGQRSVLQIMAERADGAPMTVEDCADISRSVSALLDVEDPIREAYTLEVSSPGIDRPLTRLKDFERFAGFEARLESRMAIDGRKRFKGMLKGVEDGLVCVDTEQGPARLEFDNILRAKLVLTDELIRASQEQQEGPQN
- the trmB gene encoding tRNA (guanine(46)-N(7))-methyltransferase TrmB, which gives rise to MTDDSTSGSLSESSNRLFGRRKGRPLRKRRTELIDTLLPQLQIALPKPGDRLDPAGLFDGPKREVWLEIGFGMGHHLAWQAGRNPDVGIIGAEPFLNGIAGLLGMVEDGGLSNVRIQPDDARPLLDALPDASIGRAFVLFADPWPKKRHADRRFIGPENLPRLARVLKDGAELRLASDDMGLVRWMLEHTVKHPDFEWTARRPSDWRIRPEDWPATRYEEKAVAAGRKPVFMRFVRRPRR